Genomic window (Cyanobacteriota bacterium):
GTCCAAGCCACCCTTGATCACCCCTCCACCCGCTGTCAATGACGACGAGCCGCCTGTGACCTCCTTTGCTGATTGGGATGCACCACAGCTATCATCCACGTTAGAGATGCCGAATATTCCTAAGCCTGTCTCCCCTGATGAGTGGACTGATGACGACCCCTGGATTTAGGCTTGAACCCTAGCTTGTCCTGAGGCAAATGCTCTGACAGTGCCATCGCCTAATCGGATTAGCAGTTGCCCAGTTGCATCAATCCCCGCCCCCTGTCCGACGATCGTGCCTTCAGCAGTGGTAAAACTCAGGTTTTGATGGCGTAAATAGTCTCGCTCCTGGAGCGCAGGCAATAGCGGTTTCAAAGGTTCAGATGCCTGCGTAGTTGCTAATAGGCCTACTGCTTGCAAGAGGTAACGTCGGATCTGTTCCAGCATTGCTAACTCTGTGGGCACCTGAGCTGTAAGACTATGCAGACTGATCGGATGACCTAGCTGTGCTGTCGTTAACCCAGTTTGGGTAAAGTCTACCCAGCGATTGAGACCAATGCCCACGATCGTCCGGCGCGATTCTGCTGGTTGTCTCCACCCCGACTCACAGAGAATTCCAGCTAGTTTGCGATCACAGACATACAAATCGTTAGGCCA
Coding sequences:
- a CDS encoding biotin--[acetyl-CoA-carboxylase] ligase; this encodes MAQSGSGLSASIPSWLHWLEECASTNTWAIDHAAYLQHGDVVVTQRQTAGRGQQGRTWHSPPGVLTASVVLDHIRPHCLPSFSLAAGLAVIYAVEDLAPDVQGMLRLKWPNDLYVCDRKLAGILCESGWRQPAESRRTIVGIGLNRWVDFTQTGLTTAQLGHPISLHSLTAQVPTELAMLEQIRRYLLQAVGLLATTQASEPLKPLLPALQERDYLRHQNLSFTTAEGTIVGQGAGIDATGQLLIRLGDGTVRAFASGQARVQA